The sequence TTGTCATTTAAGAGAGATTTTCAGGAGTGTGTGTAAAGTACTtttataacaataatagTCATATATAATGACTATTAGTCTCTAAATGTATGGTATATTTAACTAATTGAAGGATTAAATGGATatgttgaatttttttttcgtTTGCAGTCGGATAGGTTAGTACATTACGAACTGAGATCAAAGAGATCTAGacattaataaaagatgGTTGAGTTTACAGTAGACGTCTGTTTGTTTGATTTGGATGGTACAATTGTGAATTCCATTGAGGCTGTCGAATTAGCATGGATTAAATTGTGTAAGGCCTACAACGTTGATCATATAGAAGTACTGAAGTTTTCTCATGGTGTCAGATCAATAGATGTGTTGGTGAAGTTTTTCCCTGATATCGATAATACTGATAATGCTGGGGTAAAGTTATTGGAATCATCTATAGCAACTGAATTTGCTAACTTGGTTAAACTAATCCCAGGTTCAAAAGATCTCTTACTATCATTGGATGTTAATACAGATGGTTTAGCATATGGTGAACGTAAGTGGGCAATTGTTACCTCTGGTTCTCCATACTCTGTCTTTTCCTGGTTTGACAATATTCTTAAAGATGTTAAGAAACcagatatttttattactgGGTTTGACGTAAAGGCTGGCAAGCCTGATCCGGAAGGTTATGCTTCAGCAAAGGAACAATTGTGTAAGCTATGGAAGTTCGATTCACAAAAAGCAAGAGCAGTTGTATTTGAAGATGCACCAGCAGGTGTTATTGCCGGTAAAGCCATGGGTGCAACTGTTGTTGGTATTACTTCTTCTCATTCCAAGGAGGTATTATTTGAAGCAGGTGCTGATTATGTGGTTTACGATCTTACTCAAGTGAGTGTTGTTAAGAATACTCGTGACGATGGGATAACAATAAAAGTTGTTGATCCTATTTCAAAATACTAATGATGAAATGTCTATGATATGACATTTATGTCGTTCATTAAcgtaaataaatataataatgtcttaaaatatagattatttaaaagaacactttaatatattcatgaTGTATTTACAAATTTATAATCCAGTTTAAGAAGCTTAGCTAACTTCTGCTGATTCTTAAATAgtcttttcttcttttgaattttggaAACTGACCCAATAGTGATGAAGTTCAAAACAAACCTCAACtgtaattaaatatatgataatCCACTCTAAGAATGTTcctttcttttcatttaaaactGACAAAAGCATTCTCGAATGATCTGTGCAATAGTCTAGTTTACTATTAAGAATATTAATACGTGGTGCAATATCCAGAAAATGAGAgacatttttatatattttctcCAATCTAGGTTCACTCCAGTACAAATCTGGAGTTTCGATTATATTAGAATATAAGTTCAATCGCCCACGaattagaaataatttCCCAATAGATGTCAAAAAGTGCTTTTCCTTCAAGTTAATTTGTATGCCTCTTGAGAATTTTTCTGTTATTATTCTAGATTTTTGAGTATGTTCTTCCAAAGCTGCTTCAAGAACGGCTAACGATGTACTTCTTGCTATACCACTTGAGAATGCAGCTTTATCTAATAACCCTAATTCAggatcaattgaattaacAATTAGCAAATCATCCATGATGTAACTACCGTTATGTAAATGACTTTCCATATTTTTACTTAAGGCTTTTGAGTTCtcaatttcaatgaaatCAATATCTTCTGTCTCATATTTGGATTCATCTAAAGGATTAATACGAGCCTCACTCAATATTGGTATAAAATTATCCAATAACTCTTTCTCGTTCAAACCCCAACTTATGACAGAACCGTTATCAGCAAGAACCATAATGTCGGTTTTTTCTCCTTcatgaatatatttgaatgtGATAATCTCATCAGGGATCAATGTAACAGGAATTATCCCACGGTCTCTCAATAATGCTATACCTTTCTCTAAGTTATACTTCTCAGCCGTGGTTATGACTGAACAAGTTTTAACTTTATATGTCGACAACACATTAGCCGTTTCTTGGTCATCATGACTCCCAGATTTTTTACCAACATTTCTTCGCAAATGTTTGGATGGGTTCACTTTTATACTTTTTGGATATCTTTTAGTATTATTGCTAGTAGTTTTAATATTGGTATTACTGTTAAGGAAGATGCTTTTACTATTAACACGTCTGATGTTTTGTAAATGGAACGAATTTAAAGACTGAAATCTTAAAATCCTCCAAGGAGTCATGGCATGTCTTAAACTCATTGATTAATTGTAGTCTACCAACTTGCACTATTATTGTCTATTGATTTCCTAAATAATTCCTTATTCGAGTACTCAAAGGAGGGATGTGTGGATATATAAAGCCAATacaacattatttttatattgatgGCTC comes from Tetrapisispora phaffii CBS 4417 chromosome 4, complete genome and encodes:
- the TPHA0D01700 gene encoding HAD family hydrolase (similar to Saccharomyces cerevisiae DOG1 (YHR044C); ancestral locus Anc_5.290) yields the protein MVEFTVDVCLFDLDGTIVNSIEAVELAWIKLCKAYNVDHIEVLKFSHGVRSIDVLVKFFPDIDNTDNAGVKLLESSIATEFANLVKLIPGSKDLLLSLDVNTDGLAYGERKWAIVTSGSPYSVFSWFDNILKDVKKPDIFITGFDVKAGKPDPEGYASAKEQLCKLWKFDSQKARAVVFEDAPAGVIAGKAMGATVVGITSSHSKEVLFEAGADYVVYDLTQVSVVKNTRDDGITIKVVDPISKY
- the MRX10 gene encoding Mrx10p (similar to Saccharomyces cerevisiae YDR282C; ancestral locus Anc_5.291), giving the protein MSLRHAMTPWRILRFQSLNSFHLQNIRRVNSKSIFLNSNTNIKTTSNNTKRYPKSIKVNPSKHLRRNVGKKSGSHDDQETANVLSTYKVKTCSVITTAEKYNLEKGIALLRDRGIIPVTLIPDEIITFKYIHEGEKTDIMVLADNGSVISWGLNEKELLDNFIPILSEARINPLDESKYETEDIDFIEIENSKALSKNMESHLHNGSYIMDDLLIVNSIDPELGLLDKAAFSSGIARSTSLAVLEAALEEHTQKSRIITEKFSRGIQINLKEKHFLTSIGKLFLIRGRLNLYSNIIETPDLYWSEPRLEKIYKNVSHFLDIAPRINILNSKLDYCTDHSRMLLSVLNEKKGTFLEWIIIYLITVEVCFELHHYWVSFQNSKEEKTI